The sequence below is a genomic window from Chroococcidiopsis sp. TS-821.
ATAACTCAATTGAGCTTGTCGCACCACGAGCGATATCGCAGTGCGAATATTGATTTAACCTTCAACATCCGATGCTAGAAGTTTTGACACCTCAGCGTGGGCTAATACCGCAGCTGGTTCTTGCTGTAACGCGTGATAATACTTGCGCTCGAAAGCATTACCAAGTTCTGCTGGCATCAGCAATTCACGAACGTCGCGCATCAAATCTTGGAGGTCGTCTTGTGATATTGGTTCATCTGCTGAAAGCATTTCATCAATATGCACAATTAGCTCAGAAATGCGATGTAGCCACGCAAATTGTTCGTGCTCAATCACTAGTTGCAGTAACTCTCCACTTGATACGCGTCCGCGTCTTTGTTCGTAGTTAATGCGCTCTGCTTGCAACAGACAAGCGTGGAGATGCAGCAATTTATTGCGTAAACTGCGTAAATACTGATGTTGCCGTATTCTACGGAAAAGTTGATTGGAAGTCAATGGAATCGATCCTCCTACGATGATAGTCTTCAATAGCTAAATTTAGGTTTACCTGAGAATTCTTATTACGAATACGCCCTAGCGGCTGACTTACTTGTTTGTTGGTGTCCCGACATGAACTTGGTTGCTACTTTTTTCCCATTTCGTGCTAAAGATGAATAACCTATCTCCCACACGCTTCTCGCCTATTCTAAATAAGCCTGCGGTTTTTAGTACATCGGTGAAGTATTTTATGCCACTGTTACAAGCTATCTAATCTTTGCCAAAGTTCGCAATTTTTCAATAAAAGTTGTTCGACAGCGCGATCGCGCTTTTTTCTACTCTCGCTATTCATGTGATTAATCATATAGTAAAATAGTATTGTATGAAAAGTAACAATTATTACTATTAAACGAACTACAAGATTCGGAAAACCGTCTGATGTCGTTAGCAGGCACAATCTTAGATGTTCTACAAAAAGAAGCCATGATGCAGTATGCTCTCAATTAATGTTTCGATCGAAACATTGCGCGTTTGTGGCATCCAGAGCAAGCACAGATTTATAAACTGCTCGATAAGTTGGTAGATAAGCAGTTGAATTACTTGCGACATTGACATACAACGCGATCGCCTGCAGCGCAAAGTACAACAGCGCACAATTTACAGATACAAACAAGTGACGGCATTAGCCAAGCAATACCCCTTGCACCGCGCACAGTAGCAGACTTTTATCAAGAGGTGATGGATATCCTGCACAGAAGTGGAATAGAATTACGCATTTGGACAATGCGCCAAGAAGTTGCTGAGCCAATTTCGTTCGAGCGCGATCGCGCTTCCCGCATCTGACGATCCCCAACGTACAAGCCGACCGTTTAATGAACGGATTTCGCTCGCGCTTTATTGGCACTAGCCCTGTACACTTTTTCTGGGGTAGCTTTACACCTTGCTGTCACGCGCTTTTCTGGACGTGTAGCTCCAGAA
It includes:
- a CDS encoding DUF5996 family protein, with the translated sequence MPLAPRTVADFYQEVMDILHRSGIELRIWTMRQEVAEPISFERDRASRI